AGATCAGCGGCACGGTGCGCGGCACGATTCTCGCCGGAGCGAAGATACTCGGCGCCATCGCCTACTACTGGAACTTTGGACGCGGGAGACGGATCGTCGCGATTGCGCCGGAGTCCCGCCCATCGCCCTCCCGAGGAGGAACAGACGCATGAAGGTCCGCCGCGATCCTTTCGGGGAGTTCTTCGAGATTCAGCGGCAGATGGATCAGGTGTTCGACGCCTATCTGCAGCGAACCATCGGGTCGGAGCCGTCGCGCGCCGTCGCGCCGGAGCCCCACCTGTGGCGCCCGGCGATGGACGTCTACGAGACGGTCGACCGGTTCATCGTGAAGCTGGAACTGCCCGGCATCCAGCCTGATGAGGACGTCAAGATCACGTTGGAGCGCAACGTCCTCACGGTGCGTGGGAACCGCAGAGACCGCGCGGTCACCAAGAAAGAGCACTACCACCTCGCCGAAGTGAACTACGGTCTGTTCGAACGAGCCGTCGCGCTGCCGGACGCCGTCGACCTCGACGCCTCACCCAAGGCGCGCTACGACAACGGGTTCCTGGAGATCACCATCCCCAAGGCGGAGCGCCATCAGCCGCGGGAGATCGAGGTCGAGATGGTCGTCCCGGAACGCCGCATCCAGATCGACGCCGCTGAGGAAAGCCCCGATACTGAACCGGGGAGCGCTCTTCCCGTCACCCGCGAGGAGGACAAGTGATGGAGCTGGATCACACGACATCGCTGGAAAGTGACGAGGAGTCGCAGGATTACCCGTCGGAACTGCCGTTGATCGCCATGTACGGCGGAGCGGTCATCTTCCCGTTCATGCCGCCGACGCCGCCGTTCATGCCGCCCTATCTCGTGTTCCAGGGTCCACGTGCCGTCGCTGCGGTCGAAGCAGCGATGGTGAACGACCCGCGCCTGGCGATCCTTGTGCAACTGAACGCCGCGCCGGAGCCTCGAGAGCTCACAACGGACGACATGCGCCACGTCGGCACGCTGATTTCCATCGCGAAGTACAAGAAGGAAGGCGACAGCGCGTTCGTGCTCGTTCAGGGGCGCTCGCGCGTTCGGATCGCCGGGATCGTGCAGCAGCAGCCGTTTCTGAAGGTCGCTGTCGAGTACCTCCAGGATGAGCCCTCGGAAGGCGTCGAAATCGAAGCGGCGGTCAGAGCGGTGCGGAGCCAGTTCCGCCGGATCGCTCAGTTGTCGCCGAGGC
This window of the Candidatus Poribacteria bacterium genome carries:
- a CDS encoding Hsp20/alpha crystallin family protein — its product is MKVRRDPFGEFFEIQRQMDQVFDAYLQRTIGSEPSRAVAPEPHLWRPAMDVYETVDRFIVKLELPGIQPDEDVKITLERNVLTVRGNRRDRAVTKKEHYHLAEVNYGLFERAVALPDAVDLDASPKARYDNGFLEITIPKAERHQPREIEVEMVVPERRIQIDAAEESPDTEPGSALPVTREEDK